The following are encoded together in the Onychostoma macrolepis isolate SWU-2019 chromosome 03, ASM1243209v1, whole genome shotgun sequence genome:
- the LOC131536282 gene encoding uncharacterized protein LOC131536282 — translation MKGWLCTLLLLESFVFVVQQQVDGGLAENEISQQLSNEDRRQNPPQTDSLRDEASTDSQQYCHLSFPDIHAALRELTATVTEQKANIRALETQLREELNKKTDALETRLKDAEKTAEQQTEELNKKNDALETRLREQQTFILEEMNKKTDEISNLTESQVEELRKENRDREIAFSASLMESGGGHIGPFSTDITLTYRNVFTNIGNAYNPITGIFTAPLKGAYKFTFSIIGRGNPSTASTVFIVKNGEKVVTAHAHQDQYDVHSSNGVVLILEVGDVVYVRLWSGRWIYDDQNNHSTFSGYLLFPLK, via the exons ATGAAGGGTTGGTTAtgtacgctgctgctgctggaaaGCTTTGTGTTTGTGGTACAGCAGCAGGTAGATGGAGGACTCGCTGAGAATGAGATCAGTCAACAGCTCAGCAATGAGGACAGAAGACAGAATCCACCTCAGACAGACTCTCTGAGAGATGAAGCTTCGACTGACAGCcaacaatactgccatctgagCTTCCCTGACATCCACGCAGCACTGAGAGAGCTGACCGCCACCGTTACAGAGCAGAAAGCCAACATCAGAGCTTTAGAGACACAGCTGAGAGAAGAGCTGAACAAGAAAACTGATG CCTTGGAGACACGACTGAAGGATGCAGAGAAAACTGCAGAACAACAGACGGAAGAGCTGAACAAGAAAAATGATG CCTTAGAGACACGACTGAGGGAACAACAGACGTTCATCCTGGAAGAAATGAACAAGAAAACTGATG AAATTTCTAATCTTACTGAGAGTCAAGTGGAGGAGCTGAGAAAGGAAAATAGAG acagagagatagcaTTTTCAGCTTCACTGATGGAGTCTGGCGGTGGACATATCGGTCCTTTCAGCACTGATATCACACTAACCTACAGGAACGTCTTCACAAACATAGGGAACGCCTACAACCCAATTACAG GTATTTTCACAGCTCCACTGAAAGGAGCGTACAAGTTCACCTTCTCTATCATTGGTCGTGGTAATCCTTCAACTGCATCAACTGTCTTCATTGTGAAGAACGGAGAGAAGGTGGTTACAGCACATGCTCATCAGGATCAGTATGATGTACACTCCTCAAATGGAGTCGTGTTGATCCTGGAGGTTGGAGATGTCGTCTATGTGAGACTTTGGTCTGGAAGATGGATATATGATGACCAGAATAACCACAGCACTTTCAGTGGTTACCTACTGTTTCCCTTAAAATAA